In Chrysemys picta bellii isolate R12L10 chromosome 4, ASM1138683v2, whole genome shotgun sequence, the sequence CCTCTCCAGTGCTTTTtcagaaaggaattttctttATGGGAGATTCTCCCTGTCTATGCTTCTCACAGGGCCACAGGCTTTCCTGTGGGTGCCTCTTGGGGATCAAGGGGCTCTTGTCCTATCCTTGTTTGAAGCCGCCTGTTTCTAATACCAACGTGTATGAAGTTTTAGCAGTGCCCAGGGAAGGTCTTTGCCAGGGGGTATTTGgtttggtttctctctctctagttGGCCATTTCTAAATTCTGTGGCTCTGGCACATCTGCTGGTTTATATCCTGCCCTTTAAAAATGATCCAACGGCGCTTAGATCCCAGAGCAGGAGTGTTTTTTCTTttgctagaaatctaaataataaCAAAGCTGCTGTTAAGCGCTGACAGGCTCTGAGTGGGGCAGCTGATGTAGAGGGGCCTCTGTACAGCCTCCAACTGCACCctgtcccagctgcagccccacatTCAATCAGGATGGGCAGCAATGGCATGGGGCCTTTAGGTTCTGTTAACATCTGAATAGATTCCACTGAGCATGCTTGGAAGGGTCTCTTTGCGTTGGTTCTAACCTTATAAACCCTCCCCTTTGTGGTGGGTGTATGGCTGGGTAGGTGCCTGTAGGATAATGAGGTTTTCAGTTGAAGTGGTTTCTACCTTGCAGGTGTATCTCGGAGCCAGGGGCTGGCTTACACCAACAGCAGCAAGCTTGTGTAAGTATCCATGGAAAAGCTAAGGCCTGCTGCAGCATGTCAAGGGGAGGGGCTGCTCTAGCCCTGGTATCTGGTGGTGTGTCTGCTCTAATTGTCATCAACCCCTCTGCACATCCTAGGGGCTCAGAGCTAGTCTCAGGAAATTCGTGCGCTCTGGCTTTATGGGCCAGGAATAGAGAATGTTACCTAAATATGTGCTGGTTGGATCTGAATATTGGGACGTGGAAGGGACGACAAGAATGAAGAGATCAATGGTGAGGGGGAGAGGATGATTCATGTATCCACCTGTTGTTCATGTTCTCACTAATACTTTGCCTATCACTGTGATATTTAGTGGTGGCCTCCCAGCAGGGACCTACTGGAAGCACAGCGAGACAGATTCTCCTTGAGGAGAAGTGGGATGGTTCTGGAGCAAGTGATGCCAGGGCAAGGCCTGCACTGCTGGGGTGGTCATGGTACTTCTCCCAGACACGGCATGCCTCCCTCCCCTGGGAGCCCACAGCATTACCCACTGGGCCATGTGTGCTGAATTTGTGTGGCCTGCTTTACAAGAATTGTGGTAGTGCTAGAGCATGtttgctcttgcttcccaaatgtATTAGCTCTTGCTGAGAATGATACTTCTGCGGCATCTCTTTAGAGCACTTGGGATGCCTGGCTTCCCTTGAAGGGGGGTGTCAGAAGTGTCTGACTGGCTTTCTGTGATAGTGTCAGTCTTGAAGCACCCCTTGTAGTGCTGATGCTCCTAAATTAGAGACAAACAAATCACTATTGCACTAGCCAAGGGTATGGGATTGGACTTTGGGTCAGCTCTTTGGCAGGTTCTGAAGCCCCAAGACTTCTGTCTACTGACTTTTTTAACACAGCCATTACTGGGGTACATGCTTGGAATCAAATTCTGTACATGCCTGTTGTCCCTGAACTTCTTGGCTCCCCAAAGGTAGCAGGCTGCTGAGTTTCCTTTGGGTGCCTAGCAGGGTTACTACAGCATAAACCAATAAGTAAATGCCCCTTGGAGCAACTGTGTATGCATCGTCAGGGCAGCTGAGTGGCCTTTGGATCAATTGGAGCAAGCCAGTGTAAACTCTGCACCTCACTCAGCTGTTCTTGGGAGGCCTGGGCTGACCACACCATAGGCTTTTTCATTCAGtgttcatctctctctctgtttctccagGATAAACACCTCCAGTGTCTTCTCCGTCCGTTACTTCAGAATCACAGCAGTGTGCAGTAAGTAGCTAAGAACCAGGAACCAGTGGGGCTAATTGGTCTGCTCCCCTCTGACTGGAGTGCACGTGGCCCTGAGCCACAACTGAGTCCACCTTTCCACTCTTGGTCTATGCCTGCTTCACTCTATCCTCCATGGGTGAGTGGTGGGGGTTGGGTTTGTGCTTTCGGCCCTATTGTAGTGTGTGGCTTTCTTGTGTTGGGTGTTTCCGGTACTATGTGAATTCTTGTCCATGGGAGAAGCTCTTTTCTGTGTGATTTGCTGTCAAAAAGTGTGGTGTTGCTCATCTTCCTCACTTCATCTGACAATCACTGGGCTGCCCCTTTCCAGGCAATTCCCAGTGGCCAAAATGGAGAGGTGTTTGAGTGTGTGCACTGAGCTCTGAATATGTgtgccaggctctctctctctctctctccccccccccacagggaaTGACGTGATTACAATTAACACACCGGCATTTGCAGAATCAGTCACAGAGGGAGATGTCAGGTGGGAGAAAGGTAAGAAGTTGCCCCCTCCCCATTGACTTTGCATTGCTGTTGCATTTTTTCCATGCTTCCATGGGGCAGCCCTGGGCACAGTTTGTAGCTGGTTGGCTGAAGTGCTGCTTCTTAACACCTTTCAGCCTGGGAAGGATGAGGCAGCAGTGTGATAACTACACTTTCCATTGGGGCAAAGACCTCTTGGCACTATCACTGCCTGTCTAAGGACCATTCTGTCCATGGTGTAGAAGGATGAGACTGGAGAGATACCTGAACTAGGATCAGGAAGACCCTGAATGTGCAGTAGATCTCTTCAGCTTCACACAAAAGAGGTCGTGCAAGTCTAGTGTGAAAATTCTGGATTACTGGGAGACTGTGCTGTGGGTTGGAAGGGGAGGCCAGAGCACAGCTTCCTGCTCACAGTGGTTCTTATGTTGTTCAGCTGTTGGAGACACAGTGGCAGAGGACGAAGTGGTGTGTGAGATTGAAACAGACAAGGTAGGAGTGTTATGTACTGGTCCCCTTCTGCTCCCTTTCCCGGGTCTGTGTTCCACAAGACTGCAGGCCCTGCCTGTGCCCCTGTTCCTTTCACAGTTTAAAACCTTCAGTTCTTTAGTATAAATGCTGACTGTGTCTTAAATTAGTGAAATCCTTGCTAGTTTCTCTTCTCTCTGGTCATTTGATGGTGCTGGGGGCTGTCACTTTACTGATACTTCCCATCAGGGACTCCAGTCTACATAGCAGGACTCAGGAAATCTGCTTCTATTTAAATACAGGAGAAATCAGAGACTGTGTAGGGTAAGTTCAGATCTTAGAAAAATGGCTAGTTTAAGTGTGTCACTTGGGCTCTTAAATTACccagaataatttttaaaagaattttcctcaaactattttattttaaagtcttGCTTGCCCCTGAATCCATGGGAGCTGTTTCCTGTGTCATTGCCAGGCAGGCAGTTTGCTGTACTTCCTCCCCATTTCATGCTGTACCCTCTCTAATGAGGCAGGTGGATCAGGCTGTTATGCTGCTGGCTTCTTTTAAAGGCTCAAAATcgcagcagttttttttttttttttttaaaggtgagatGGTACCTGTGCAAAAGGGGCAATGCGAAGCTCTGGTTCCCCTGGTGGTTTGAAATCTGGGGCACAGGACATCTCCCTTCATGCCCCCTGCTAGAGGCGAGGGTCTcctactggggggagggatagctcattggtttgagcattggcctgctaaacccagggttgtgagttcagtccttgagggggccacttagggatctggggcaaaatcagtacttggtcctgctggtgaaggcagggggctggactcgatgatctttcagggtcccttccagttctaggagacaggtatatctccatatatttactTGGATATCTGTTCACTTTCAATGGTCGGGGGGATTTCActcctcttctttttgcagaCATCAGTGCAGGTTCCATCCCCGGCAGCTGGCGTGATTGAAGCCCTTCTAGTACCTGATGGGGGGAAAGTGGAAGGAGGGACCCCTCTGTTCAAACTCAGGAAAAGTGGAGGTAAGTCAGGAACATGTATTTAGTCCAGGGGTAGAGTGTGAGAATGTGCAGTGACACTTTGAGGTGCAAGTTGCATTGTGAAGGAGATAGGATAATATCATGGTCATTCTCTGAAGTGATGtcccctcctgggttctccagTGGGAGAGAGTGGAAATGGAGAAGGGCAACAGGGTCCTGTGTTGTATGTGCATAAGCTGGAGATTAGTAGACTCTAGGTGGAAAGGAGAATAAATGGAGAGAGAATACATTTATACGGTAAGGATCAGTCTCCTGCAGACGCATAAGTAGTTACTGTCTCCCCTGTCTTTTAATACAAAACTAAGAACACTCAGTTAGGTTAAAAGAAGCAAATTTAAATAGGATGAAAACATAATTAGCTTGTGGAACTCTCTGCCCTGTGGTACAAGGAACCTCTGAGCATTACTGTACCATAAATATTTGAGGCCTCAGCTTCAGCCTGGGATCCACTTAGTTGTTCCTGAGCTGAAAGGAGCATCTTCTAGGTTTTTATAACACTGAAATGCACTCCGAGAATCCGGAAAGGTGAATGTTGATAACTGGCCAGACGCAGGCCTGTGAGGGCGGGTGAGAGCCTGGACATGGCTGTCTCACGTTCCAGACTGCAGCTGCACTTACAATTATTATTCATTTGTCTTTCAGCTGCTCCCGCCAAGGCCAAACCCACAGTggcccctcctgcagcagcccctgcacCTGAGCCTGTGGCTGCTGCCGTTGCTCCCCCTGCAGAGCCAATCCCCACTACGATGCCTCCAGTGCCCCCTGTGTCAACACAGCCCATCGATACCAAACCTGGTGAGGCTGCAGCCTTGTTCAGTCCTCTTTTTGCAAACCCTGCCTTTCAGTGGGAGAGGAAATAAAGTTAAGGGCAGCAAAGCAATCTTGAAGTTTGAGATGGAAGCTTCTCTGCTTTGCTGCCCTGTAAGCTCCAGGCCTGAGATCTCCAGTCAGCCTGGAGCCTGCTCTCCCCATAATCACAAGCCATGGTTCACTCCTTACATATCCTGTTGATTGAACACGGGGCTTGGAGGGGCCTATAATCAAGCTGTTATTGGCAGGGGCCTGGCTAACCCTGTTTTAAGATCCCATCTTGACATATGTATTCTCTGCTCTCAGTGTCTGCGGTGAAGCCGACTGCAGCTCCAGTGGCAGCTCCTGGTGTGGAGCCAGGAGCCAGCAAAGGTGCCAGATCAGAACATAGGGTAAGGTTCAGGGGACCAGGGCTTCTCAAAGTGCCTTCATTGCAGGGTAACAGAGGCGAGGACCTTTCTCTGGAGTAAACCTTGAGAAGCCTGTCTAAACTGTCTGGGTATGATCATGCCCAGGTGCGTTGGGAGGAGAGTGTTCACACACAGATCAATTAGGGGCTGTAGTGGCTGGGTAAATGCTCTGGCCCAGGTGCTCCGTAGCGGCTAGGCAGTTTTGAGGGTGAGGTTTAAGGAAGGGCCTTCTCTCAACTACCTTGGGGGCAAGGGCTTCTAGTTAGGAAAAGGGAGTCTCAAGCTATGATGTGTCGCTACTAGGTAATGACTGGTTTTGTGCTGCCCGAGTGTCCTCAGCAGAGATCAGGCAATGCTGCTGCCGCCAGGGCCGTAGGTGTGAAACCTCAAGGGAATGTGGCAGAGCTGCTCACACAATAACGTCTCGGGAACACTGGTCTGTGGCTTTCTCTGCAGGCTGCTGTTCTCACGCTAGCCCAcccaccagctctgccctggGAACTTTCCCTTCAGCAGAGCTTCAGGGGGGTGCAGATCTGGGCCACATTCTGCCTTTGTCATGATTCAGTTCTGTTTTTCAATCAAACCATTTCCTGAGCTGGGAAGCCTCTTTAGTGAGCTTGTGGCAGCTCTCTGGGCCCACTGCACTGCTGGTAATGGGTCTACCGCACCCTGCCCAGAGTGATCAAGTAAACAGCTCACCCCAAGGCACAGGTTGCTAATCATCAGGAGGGAAGACTGAGGGCCCTGTGGTTTTCCTCTGCCCATCTCCCCTTTCTATTAACCCCATGGCTGCTCTTGCTCACTGTCTCTTCAATTTCAGGTGAAAATGAACAGGATGCGTCAGCGCATTGCTCAGCGCCTGAAAGAGGCTCAAAATACGTGTGCCATGCTGACCACCTTCAATGAGATTGATATGAGGTGAGGACCATGCTCTCCCCTCTGCCCTAGCAAGGTGGGGCCTCTCCCTCATTGCACCCAAACCAGCAGCAAGTGTCGCTGGTCACGCTTTTTGGGCAGGCTGGGGCAGTGTTACTTTGGGGCTCCTGTGGTCAGGTTTCTCATTGCACTCCTCTGGGCAGCTTCCTCCAGGCCATCCTGATGTCCCAGGATGAGGTCTGTAGTTCACTCAAGGTCCTTGGGACTCCATGGGGTCTCTGCTTCTCAGAAGTAACAGGAGCAACCTGGCTTCTCTTCTGTGAAGCTCTTGGTTGAGGACTGGATAGAGCTGAGCTGAAAAAGCTGGAGCAGCCTGTGTTCTGGCTACTGGCGATATGAAGACCGTCTCCTGCTTCCTCTTAACCCTTAAGGTGACTGCTGGGGAGACTGGAATGTGAGTTGCTTCAGGACAGGTAAGGTCCAAGTAGCTCACCTTACAGATGTGGGCATCCCCCCAGCTGTGCCCTGCACAGTGAGCAGACCTGGCACTCTTGTAAAGCAGCTTTCCAAGATGGTCAGCATCCCTTTCCTATCTCTTTCGATCGGTGGGGTTCTCTTGACTCGCACCGAGTGCTTGTGGGCCGATCACACTaatgggtttggagggtgggCAGCTTAGATTTCAGTGCATTAAGGGAAATTGTGCCCAAATTGAATTGTCCTGTGAAATCCTACTCTGCTTCTTAAGACAAAACATGTAAATATTTGGGGCTCAGAACGATAAGGTTGGCAAAATAGTCTTGATTGGAGGGGAAGTGCTGCAGCTTTATCTCCTCTCCGAGGCTAATCGAGGTGTCGCTTTACGCTAGCCTCGGGCTCTTGTTGCAGCCAGTAATCTGGTTTGGATTGATTGCCCTTCTAGCTGTATGCCCTGCTGCCGACTCGCAAGGGCCTACACTgaggcctcctgctccccactggggCTCAGCGTCTGAAAGGAGGAAGCCATAATGAGCCGGTTTCTCAGCAAACCTCCTCCTCGCTTCTGCAGCCCTTGTGTCTTGGGAGGCGCTAATGACTTTGGGCAGTAATCCTAGCCCTAAACAAGGTTAGGTGCAGGAAAACAAACATTCTAATCCCATTGAGCCCCGACCCACCTCCTGCTAAAACTGCCTCTTCAAAGAGGCATGGtctgtggagggggcagggcagggggtacaATTCCAAAGTAGGTCTTAGCCCAGCATGGGCAGAGCTCAGGCTATGCTGCTCAGTGCAGTGTGTGTAACTGGTCTCTATTCCAGTCAATGGGAGTGAGGGGACTAGGTATTTCCAGGATGGGCAGAGCAGACACTGCTCGGTGCTCAGGCCATCTCTGTGGCATTTTGGGAAGGCCTCTCGCTGTGGGGATCAAAATATCACGTGCATACAGCCTGTCAGCACCAAGCAAGAGGGCCAGGTCTTGGAGCAGCAACATGTGGCTAGGGCCCCAGAAACCAGCACTGACGCTCCTTTTGCCTGCTTCACTGCTGAGTcttctctgtcccttcccccttgGCACTCCGTGCTGTCTCACCTCCCATCCCCACAGCGATTGCAGGGCAGCCGCTGGAGAATGAGCACACAGTTCACCTGTACCCACTGCCCAAAGCACCAGACACTGGATAGTGGTTGTGACGCCAGAGATTCGGCTCTCTGTAACACCAGCCCTGGAGCTCTGACAGATCTGGGGCACAGCACATTCCTGCCAGGCAGTGCATCCTTGGAACTGCAGCAGATTTGTCTGGGTTTGTTGGATTTGTGGCTCTGGAGGGATTCCTAAAGCAGCTTCTCTGACAGCAATCTTGAAACAAGCTAAAAGTTGCCCAGTCTGTTACTTGGGGCAGAATTTTTCAGCAGCTTTGGGATAGAACATTTGTTGTTGCAGGTTTGTTGACGCAGGAAATCTGTCAGTTATGGAAGAAGTGAGTAATCTCTTTTCCCCTTCACCCCTCCATTCCTGGTGGTAATGGTTGTCTGTTGGTTTTTGCAGTAACATCCAGGAGATGAGAGCCCGGCACAGAGACTCCTTCCAGAAGAAGCACAACCTGAAACTGGGCTTTATGTCAGCCTTTGTGAAAGCTGCAGCCTTTGCCTTGCAGGAGCAGCCCATTGTGAATGCAGGTGAGTGTGCCAGCTTGTGTGGAGACAAGGGGCTTCCTGAAGCATGTGGCTAAGCCTATAGAGAGCTAAAGGCTCCAGAGATCCACATGTGAAaggtggggaagagggagaggctGTGACTACCTCTGGGCTGTAATTAGCCTAGCTGATTTCCCTTATGCAGGTAGGAGCCAGCAtgctgggaagggcccttcataGTGACCCCAGCAGGAGCTTTCAAGACTCTGACAGGGTGGGTGCCGTGTATATTAAGGTGCATCCCAACCCTGGGCTGCTCATCAGTAGAGGACATATCCTACTATATTTCACTGGAATGGCTATTGTCTGGGGAGGGCAGGCCCTTAAGAGGTGTCTCCTGGGGGATCAGTTGTACCTATGAAGGGAGAGGAACACATGGGGGAGGTATGGGTGTCCCAGGGGAGTGAGCTAATCCTAGCCAGTCGCCCATCTCTCCAGCCATCTTTACCTCTGTGCTGATGCTTCCCCAAAGAGGCATTGGGGCTTAACCCTCCCCTGGCACTACATTTAAAAGCATAGAAGTTAGAGCTGAGCAAGTTGTTGGTGGTCAGTGACTACTTCTGGCCCTTCATGACTGCAGAGCCCTGGCTCTTGGGCTTTCTCTGTGTAACTGTctgttttcctctctctcctaGTGATTGATGACACAACCAAAGAGATGGTGTACAGGGACTATGTGGATATCAGTGTTGCGGTGGCAACTCCCAGGGTATGCCCTGCGGGCTCTTTACCTGGCCCAGACGTCAGCCCAGGTTCTGAAGGGGGGAATACAATTAGCTGAGCAAACTGAGCCATG encodes:
- the DLST gene encoding dihydrolipoyllysine-residue succinyltransferase component of 2-oxoglutarate dehydrogenase complex, mitochondrial isoform X1 yields the protein MLLLSRSRGLSRALGRSLCALRQGNCNLGRRSLSGVSRSQGLAYTNSSKLVINTSSVFSVRYFRITAVCRNDVITINTPAFAESVTEGDVRWEKAVGDTVAEDEVVCEIETDKTSVQVPSPAAGVIEALLVPDGGKVEGGTPLFKLRKSGAAPAKAKPTVAPPAAAPAPEPVAAAVAPPAEPIPTTMPPVPPVSTQPIDTKPVSAVKPTAAPVAAPGVEPGASKGARSEHRVKMNRMRQRIAQRLKEAQNTCAMLTTFNEIDMSNIQEMRARHRDSFQKKHNLKLGFMSAFVKAAAFALQEQPIVNAVIDDTTKEMVYRDYVDISVAVATPRGLVVPVIRNVETMNFADIERTINELGEKARKNELAIEDMDGGTFTISNGGVFGSLFGTPIINPPQSAILGMHGIFDRPVAVGGKVEVRPMMYVALTYDHRLIDGREAVTFLRKIKAVVEDPRVMLLGL
- the DLST gene encoding dihydrolipoyllysine-residue succinyltransferase component of 2-oxoglutarate dehydrogenase complex, mitochondrial isoform X2, whose amino-acid sequence is MGNDVITINTPAFAESVTEGDVRWEKAVGDTVAEDEVVCEIETDKTSVQVPSPAAGVIEALLVPDGGKVEGGTPLFKLRKSGAAPAKAKPTVAPPAAAPAPEPVAAAVAPPAEPIPTTMPPVPPVSTQPIDTKPVSAVKPTAAPVAAPGVEPGASKGARSEHRVKMNRMRQRIAQRLKEAQNTCAMLTTFNEIDMSNIQEMRARHRDSFQKKHNLKLGFMSAFVKAAAFALQEQPIVNAVIDDTTKEMVYRDYVDISVAVATPRGLVVPVIRNVETMNFADIERTINELGEKARKNELAIEDMDGGTFTISNGGVFGSLFGTPIINPPQSAILGMHGIFDRPVAVGGKVEVRPMMYVALTYDHRLIDGREAVTFLRKIKAVVEDPRVMLLGL